GACGGTTGTAGTTTTTATTATCAGTGTTGAGAAGGAAATAGACAAGTCCCCATGCCTGCGGATAAAAGACATCGATCTTTGAGACGACCTCTTCCTTGTCGATCAAAAGAAGATCCGAAAGGGGAAGCAGTTTCCTGCCGCTATCTCCGCCTTCTCCCTTCATAAGAGATTTGAGTGTCTCCAGCCAGAGAAGGCTTTTATTGAGGGTAAAGGTGCCTGAAGCTGAAGGGGCGGCCGATTTCTCGGAAGCTGAGGATTCGGCCGATTCTTCATCATCGGAAGCTGGTACGGTTTCTTCTCCGGATTCGTCTTCAGCCTCCGTTACGCTTTCTTCCCCGGCGTCCTCATCCGTTTCGACGGTCTTTGAAACCGCGGCTTTTTCAGACATGGAATAGGTCGAGGTTTCAATGTAGGCGGCGACGCCTTCACTGATCCAGTACGGGACGGAAGGGACAAATGACTTGAGGCACTGGATAAGCCCCTGATGAAGCAGAGAAACGGTGAAATCCTTCACATCGTCTTTTTTAAAACCGACGAGTTCGCATTTTCGGATATCGCTGTAATGGATATAGACAAAATCATCCCGGCTTTCTCCGAGTAGTTTTTCCAGATAACGGTCAAAACCGGCTTTGTCCTTGTAGATGGTAATTCTGAAAGAAGCCTGCAAGGCGGAGAGGTCAAAATGAAAGATACTGTTGTACAATTTTAATGCCGCTTCCATCATGTAAGCGACCTCTTGCGCATACGCTTCACCGACATCGGAATAGACCCGGTAATGATCGCTTTTGGCCTGAAAGAGTTTCTGTGTCTGGCCGAATACCGAGAGTGTCACGCATATGAGAAGAAATGCCGTAAGGAGTCGTTTCATGGTTCCTCCTGCTACTTAATATCTTAATAAAGGAATGCGCGATCTGTCAAATTTATTTCGCACGAAAAGAGCTTGTACGGCAATCGCACGGCAGATTGCAGAACAGCCTCGCTTACCTATCCCTATTTTTATCTTCGGCACAATTTCGTTAAGTAATAGTACCAATTATTATATTTACTTCCTTTAATGTGATCCCCGTGTATTTTTCGATGTTTTTGATAATGTAGGTCTGAAGGTCATGGACGACGTGCGGAAGCTCCATGCCGTACGGTACTTTTATGATGATTTTCAGAATATAACCGTTTACCTGCCGTACGAGGATGATTTTGTTCACCTTGAGTCTGGTATCGAACTCGTCGATACAGTGTAATATCATCTGTGAAAGCGCGGCTTCGGAAATGGAAAGTTTCCCCCGCTTGCTGTATTCCGGCGTGACAATCGATTTTTCAAAAATTTTCTTTTTTTGCCCGAGCCGGAATTTCCTTTTAAAAAAAATTTTTATCGAATCGAAAAAAATATGTGAATAATTCATCTGGACTTCGATACCCGGAACGGGAATGATATGTTTGCCTTCATGCTCCCGTGATTTTCTTGCAACTTCTATCTCTTCTTCCGATGCGATATCCTCGATATTGACGATTCTTGAAATATGAGGAAGACGGAGTTTTCGCGCAATCTTTTCCACCATTCTTTTTGACGTCCCGATGATGAGTATTTTCTTGAAGTTCGACGTTTCAAGCGCGTCTTTTATTTCCTTGAGTTGTTCGGGGTCATCGAATAATGCCGTTCGTATCGCCCCCAGTGGGCTTTTCGCTTTTTTAGCCGATTTTCCGCAGACGATCTTGTTTTCTTTTATTAAGAGTCCGTCATCGATGATGAGTTCGATTTTGTATTTGTCCGCAATGAGTTGTGCCCTGAAGCTTTTACCGGTGCCGGCCTTTCCGACAAGGGCGAACACCTGTCTTTTTTTAAGCCGCCACACGATATAATTGGCAAGCCGGTTTATCACACCTTTTTCGTTTTTGTCGTTCATAGAAAGACAAATATACAATATTCCCGCGGATTCATCAAATAGCGGCAGGAATTTTGTGAATATATTTAAAAAAAATGGGATGATTCGCTTCTGCGGGGTACAATCGAAGCGGAGAAATATCGGGGTTCCGGGACAATCGTTAATAACGGTACCGTCTGCCGTTCGCGGGGTGCGGAATTGCGTCCGGAGCGGGGTAAAAAAGGATGGCGCGGAATATCAGTGATTACAATGATGGACTATAAGTAAAAATATCATAAAAAAATAGGTGAAAATGCTGATGTAAATAAACTCATTATGTGTTATTATTTCATTGGAAAAGGATGATCGATTTTTTACAGAATCACGACCCATACCCGGCCTTCTGAGGGAACGTCCCTGAAGAAGGTACATGTATGTAAAAGGAGAAAAGAGAATTCCCTGAAAGAGAGGGATGAAAGAAGAAAAACAGATGTATCCCTGACGGTTTATTAAAAAAGTGAAAAAAAAGAAAACAACGAAGGGAGAAATAAATGTTTTATGACAAAAAAAGGATGGGTGTTATCCTGTTCCTGACGCTTTCGCTTGTCACCATCCCGGCATTCACCTGCAGTTCCGATTTCTCGGAAGCATTACAACAGTCAGTTTATGTTTACGATGCCGATAAATACGGTCCCGGTGTTACCGGAGGACTGGTTGAATGGCTCAGCGGCCGCCATACGGAAGGCGAGTTCCGGGACGGTTTTCACGACGCGGGCGATCGTGTGACGTTCGGCCTTCTCCTGTCACGGCATTCCCCTGATAAAGGGTTTTCGTATAATGATAATGGCCTCCCTGAAATATGGGCGGCATTATGCCATAATTGTGAATGGCAATAATACTTATAAGCAGTTGTCTGCCCGAAAGGGCATAGGAAGATATAGTAAATTGAAAGGAGTAATGGTATGATTAACAAGAAAATGATATTATTATTGGTTGTCGTTTTATGTACGGCGTCACTTGGTTTCTCACAGATGTCGGAGGCGATTAATTTTTTCTCCTATAACATTTGCGGAACCGGACAGACCGTTTCATGGAGGGGGAGTTGTCATACCTCAGATAATCCCTCGGGCGGGTATCACGATGCCGGAGATCACGTCAAGTTCAATTTGCCGATGGCGTTTTCGGCGGCGATGATGTCATGGGCGGCATACGAATACGGCGCTTCCGGCGTCTCGACGCCGGTAAGCAGAATATTGTCGTACCTGCGGAGTTGCGGTACGAGCGGGTCGATAAAATACCAGGTCGGTGATCCCGGGGCGGATCACGGCTACTGGGGCCCCCCTGAAGACCAGACCGGCACGCGACCGACGTCGACGGGAAGCAAGGTCTCCTGTGTCGCGGGAGGGACCGCGGCCGCTTTTGCTATCGCTTCGGTCGCCGGGGTAAGCGGCGGAGATATGAATACGGCAAAAACCCTTTATTCGATGGCCGAAAATTCGAAAAGCGACGACGATTATACGGCGGCGAACGGGTTTTACCAGTCGCACAGCGGTTTTTATGACGAACTTGTCTGGGCAGCTATCTGGATTTATCTCGGGACAAAGGATACCACGTATCTCGCAAAAGCGGAACAATACTTCGAGGAATTGAACGACGACTATCAATGGACCTACTGCTGGGACGACTGCAGGTACGGGGCGGTCCTCAAACTAGCACAGATCACCCAGAAAGAGGTATATATCGAGTGGATAGAACGGCACCTCGACTGGTGGAATGACGGCGGAATCAATATGACCGGAGCGGGACTTCCCTGGCTCGATTCATGGGGGTGTCTGCGATACGCGTCCGCCGCGGGATTCCTCCTGAAACTGTGGGCCGACTCCCCTGTCAGTACCGACAGCAAACGATCCGGTTACCGGGCAATGGCAAGCAAAATACTCAGTTATATAAAGGGAAGCAATCCCGCCGGGAGAAGCTATATCATCGGGGTGGGCAGTAATTATCCGAGGTGCCCACACCACCGTGCGGCTTGCCCTTCCAAAACGTGTCCGTGTGAATACACCCTGACCGG
Above is a genomic segment from Spirochaetales bacterium containing:
- a CDS encoding glycoside hydrolase family 9 protein, whose amino-acid sequence is MINKKMILLLVVVLCTASLGFSQMSEAINFFSYNICGTGQTVSWRGSCHTSDNPSGGYHDAGDHVKFNLPMAFSAAMMSWAAYEYGASGVSTPVSRILSYLRSCGTSGSIKYQVGDPGADHGYWGPPEDQTGTRPTSTGSKVSCVAGGTAAAFAIASVAGVSGGDMNTAKTLYSMAENSKSDDDYTAANGFYQSHSGFYDELVWAAIWIYLGTKDTTYLAKAEQYFEELNDDYQWTYCWDDCRYGAVLKLAQITQKEVYIEWIERHLDWWNDGGINMTGAGLPWLDSWGCLRYASAAGFLLKLWADSPVSTDSKRSGYRAMASKILSYIKGSNPAGRSYIIGVGSNYPRCPHHRAACPSKTCPCEYTLTGGLVGGPDQSDQYQDSIDQYQYSEVALDYNACLVALIACQSGGSPPQYEPTSPPTPTPTPGPTAQPGTGNGLKGEYYSGTGFGTLVMTRTDATINFNWGGDSPGADIPSDGFSVRWTGEIEPVYTDTYTFYENSDDGGRVYINNQAVIDRWEDHAAEEYSGTISLNAGQRYSVRVEYYENSGDATMQFSWSSTWQEKEIVPQSRLYSESTEPTPGPTDPPTNPPVTNPPNQCETMGDVNGDGTANIVDALEVAQYYVGVILDFSDATARACADVNCSGTIDIVDALLIAQYYVGLITDLDC
- a CDS encoding tetratricopeptide repeat protein; its protein translation is MKRLLTAFLLICVTLSVFGQTQKLFQAKSDHYRVYSDVGEAYAQEVAYMMEAALKLYNSIFHFDLSALQASFRITIYKDKAGFDRYLEKLLGESRDDFVYIHYSDIRKCELVGFKKDDVKDFTVSLLHQGLIQCLKSFVPSVPYWISEGVAAYIETSTYSMSEKAAVSKTVETDEDAGEESVTEAEDESGEETVPASDDEESAESSASEKSAAPSASGTFTLNKSLLWLETLKSLMKGEGGDSGRKLLPLSDLLLIDKEEVVSKIDVFYPQAWGLVYFLLNTDNKNYNRLFWDSLNLLDPSLTLKENSVNIKNRIFKWIALDTFNEHFRSYFDSLKTFNDLVTEGLDLYTENNLEAASERFVKAIDLKPSHYFPYYYLGLIAYTQKDYYKAEEYYLEALELGSDKALTYYALGVNAYADNNYENAIVYLNDAKKQNKEKYGEKVELIINRIESETKGIEDFMDGGETDIDFESGGA